One genomic window of Sphingomonas ginsengisoli An et al. 2013 includes the following:
- a CDS encoding agmatine deiminase family protein → MTTPLPEWAPHAAMWIGFPSDPELWLDDLTPAQAEVAALAKALHADGRGEEIKLVTANEVAAKAARKLAPFATVLVEPFGDIWLRDTGPIVLGGGGTPKQAQGFRFNGWGGKYDLPGDESIGQRLAQREQLPYRRADWVLEGGAIEFDGSGTALTTEQCLLNPNRNPSLDRAGIEERLQGDLGLERVVWLGEGLANDHTDGHIDNLARFVAPGRVAIPAATADDPNKAVYVDAARRLAAAGLDVVSVPSPGRVERDGEIVPASYMNFLIGNAAVVVPLYGAENDAAAVHAIEALFPGRTVVGLRADHILTGGGSFHCISQQLPE, encoded by the coding sequence ATGACGACACCCCTGCCCGAATGGGCGCCGCACGCGGCGATGTGGATTGGTTTTCCCTCCGATCCTGAACTGTGGCTCGATGACCTCACGCCCGCGCAGGCCGAGGTGGCGGCGCTTGCCAAGGCGCTGCATGCCGACGGCCGGGGCGAAGAGATAAAGCTGGTCACCGCCAACGAGGTCGCCGCCAAGGCCGCCCGCAAGCTGGCCCCGTTCGCGACTGTGCTGGTCGAGCCGTTCGGCGATATCTGGCTGCGTGACACCGGGCCGATCGTGCTCGGCGGCGGCGGCACGCCCAAGCAGGCGCAGGGCTTCCGCTTCAACGGCTGGGGCGGCAAGTACGACCTACCCGGCGATGAGAGCATCGGCCAGCGCCTCGCCCAGCGCGAGCAGCTTCCCTACCGCCGCGCCGACTGGGTCCTTGAAGGCGGCGCGATTGAGTTCGACGGCTCGGGCACCGCGCTGACCACCGAGCAATGCCTGCTCAATCCCAATCGCAACCCGTCGCTCGACCGCGCCGGGATCGAGGAGCGCCTGCAGGGCGACCTCGGGCTCGAGCGGGTGGTGTGGCTCGGCGAGGGGCTCGCCAACGACCATACCGACGGCCACATCGACAATCTGGCGCGGTTCGTCGCCCCGGGCCGCGTCGCCATCCCCGCCGCCACCGCCGACGACCCAAACAAGGCGGTCTATGTCGACGCCGCCCGGCGCCTCGCCGCCGCCGGCCTCGACGTCGTCTCGGTCCCGTCCCCCGGCCGGGTCGAGCGCGACGGCGAGATCGTGCCGGCGAGCTACATGAACTTCCTGATCGGCAATGCCGCTGTCGTCGTCCCGCTCTACGGCGCGGAGAACGACGCCGCCGCAGTCCACGCGATCGAGGCTCTGTTCCCCGGCCGAACGGTGGTGGGCCTGCGCGCCGACCATATCCTGACCGGCGGCGGAAGCTTCCATTGCATCAGCCAGCAACTACCTGAGTAG
- the aguB gene encoding N-carbamoylputrescine amidase, with protein MTKITVAALQLAFGEDTAENIRNVADLVREAAGKGAEVVLPPELFEGPYFCRTEDEGLFATARPTAEHPSVTAMQSLAKELGIWIPTSFFERDGPHHYNSLAMVDPSGNIAGLYRKSHIPDGPGYEEKFYFRPGNTGFKVWHGPQATTFGVGVCWDQWYPETARAMMLMGAEILFYPTAIGTEPHDPDLDTSRLWRRAMIGHAVSNVVPVVAANRIGIEGGQRFYGHSFICDERGDLLAEFGAEETGVLTATLDIDQARRHRAAFGFFRDRRPELYGRLVQDI; from the coding sequence ATGACCAAGATCACCGTCGCCGCGCTCCAGCTCGCTTTCGGCGAGGACACCGCCGAGAATATCCGCAACGTTGCCGACCTCGTCCGCGAGGCCGCGGGCAAGGGCGCCGAGGTCGTGCTCCCGCCCGAACTGTTCGAAGGGCCCTATTTCTGCCGGACCGAGGACGAGGGGCTGTTCGCCACCGCCCGGCCGACCGCCGAGCATCCGAGCGTCACCGCCATGCAGTCGCTGGCCAAGGAGCTCGGCATCTGGATTCCGACCAGCTTCTTCGAGCGTGACGGGCCGCACCACTATAATAGCCTGGCGATGGTCGATCCGAGCGGCAACATCGCCGGCCTCTACCGCAAGAGCCACATCCCCGACGGGCCCGGCTATGAGGAAAAGTTCTACTTCCGCCCCGGCAACACCGGCTTCAAGGTCTGGCACGGTCCGCAGGCGACCACCTTCGGCGTCGGGGTCTGCTGGGACCAATGGTATCCAGAAACCGCCCGCGCGATGATGCTGATGGGGGCCGAAATCCTCTTCTACCCCACCGCCATCGGGACCGAGCCGCACGACCCCGACCTCGACACCTCGCGGCTGTGGCGGCGGGCGATGATCGGCCATGCGGTCAGCAACGTCGTTCCCGTGGTCGCGGCCAACCGCATCGGCATCGAGGGCGGTCAGCGCTTCTACGGTCACAGCTTCATCTGCGACGAGCGCGGCGACCTGCTGGCAGAGTTTGGCGCCGAGGAGACCGGTGTGCTCACCGCCACGCTCGACATCGACCAGGCGCGCCGCCACCGCGCCGCCTTCGGCTTCTTCCGCGACCGCCGGCCCGAGCTGTACGGCCGGCTGGTGCAGGACATCTAG
- a CDS encoding GNAT family N-acetyltransferase, producing MRSRSSPPDTLRTERLLLRRARPDDAPALHAIMRQPLAMRYWSTVPHPDLATTEAFVASMIDPPHAGSDEFVVETEGRVIGKFGAWRLPDFGYLLDPAMWGRGYASEALAAFIVHRRAHGSTELTADTDPRNAASIRLLQRHGFTESGRAVRTWLVGGEWCDSIYWRLLL from the coding sequence GTGCGCTCGCGCTCAAGCCCGCCTGATACGCTGCGCACCGAGCGGCTGCTGCTGCGTCGCGCTCGGCCCGACGATGCGCCCGCACTCCATGCGATCATGCGCCAGCCGCTGGCGATGCGTTATTGGTCGACTGTGCCGCATCCCGACCTCGCCACCACCGAGGCGTTCGTGGCGAGCATGATCGACCCGCCGCACGCGGGCAGCGACGAGTTCGTCGTCGAGACCGAGGGGCGGGTGATCGGCAAGTTCGGCGCCTGGCGACTGCCCGACTTCGGCTATCTGCTCGACCCCGCGATGTGGGGCCGCGGCTATGCGAGCGAGGCGCTGGCGGCGTTCATTGTCCACCGCCGCGCGCACGGCAGCACCGAGCTAACGGCCGACACCGACCCGCGCAACGCGGCCAGCATCCGCCTGCTCCAGCGCCACGGCTTCACCGAAAGCGGTCGCGCCGTCCGCACCTGGCTGGTCGGCGGCGAATGGTGCGACAGCATCTATTGGCGGCTGCTGCTCTGA
- a CDS encoding uracil-DNA glycosylase family protein: MPSAAPPVVSPVPHAEAPRDCPLCPRLVRFRAECRAEHPDWWNAPVPAFGDPQAWLAVVGMAPGKQGANRTGRPFTGDFAGELLYATLLKFGLATGTYRADPADDVRLSGAVILNAVKCLPPANKPEPGEIATCRSYFEEALAQLPRLRVMVALGAIAHAAAAKALGLRPMHARFGHGSEVVAADGTILLGTYHSSRYNQNTGRLDAPMFEAVFARALALKPA; encoded by the coding sequence ATGCCCTCCGCCGCGCCGCCCGTCGTGTCACCCGTGCCCCACGCCGAGGCGCCGCGCGACTGCCCGTTGTGCCCGCGGCTGGTTCGCTTCCGGGCAGAGTGCCGGGCCGAGCATCCTGACTGGTGGAACGCGCCCGTTCCGGCGTTCGGCGACCCCCAGGCCTGGCTGGCGGTGGTCGGGATGGCGCCGGGCAAGCAGGGCGCCAACCGCACCGGGCGGCCGTTCACCGGCGATTTCGCGGGGGAGCTGCTTTACGCCACCCTGCTCAAATTCGGGCTCGCCACCGGAACCTACCGCGCCGACCCGGCCGACGATGTCCGGCTGAGCGGGGCTGTGATCCTCAACGCGGTCAAATGCCTGCCGCCCGCCAACAAGCCCGAGCCGGGCGAGATCGCGACCTGTCGCAGCTATTTCGAGGAGGCGCTGGCGCAGCTGCCGCGCCTGCGAGTGATGGTCGCGCTCGGTGCGATCGCCCATGCGGCGGCGGCCAAGGCGCTTGGGCTGAGGCCGATGCACGCGCGGTTCGGGCATGGGTCGGAGGTGGTCGCCGCGGACGGGACGATCCTGCTCGGGACCTATCACTCCAGCCGCTACAACCAGAACACCGGCCGGCTCGACGCGCCGATGTTCGAGGCCGTGTTCGCCCGTGCGCTCGCGCTCAAGCCCGCCTGA
- the folK gene encoding 2-amino-4-hydroxy-6-hydroxymethyldihydropteridine diphosphokinase, producing the protein MSHLYAIGIGSNRSHGRYGRPAGVVAAAIAELDRRYALFDASPILLNAATGGAGRDFANTVALVETDLDPIALLSELKALERSFGRRLGKRWSARVLDLDLLLWSGGAFTGAGLTIPHPRLAERTFALQPLLAIAPGWRVSGALTVRHLAERLARRRPRD; encoded by the coding sequence ATGTCCCACCTCTATGCCATCGGGATCGGCTCTAACCGGTCGCACGGACGCTATGGCCGTCCGGCGGGTGTGGTTGCCGCCGCGATCGCCGAGCTCGACCGCCGCTATGCGCTGTTCGACGCCTCGCCGATCCTGCTCAATGCCGCGACCGGAGGCGCTGGCCGCGACTTCGCCAACACCGTCGCGCTCGTCGAGACCGACCTTGATCCAATCGCGCTGTTGTCGGAGCTGAAGGCGCTCGAACGCTCGTTCGGGCGGCGGCTCGGCAAGCGCTGGAGCGCCCGCGTCCTCGATCTCGATCTGCTGCTGTGGAGCGGCGGGGCGTTTACCGGCGCGGGGCTCACCATTCCCCATCCCCGGCTGGCCGAGCGGACCTTCGCGCTGCAGCCCTTGCTGGCGATCGCCCCCGGCTGGCGGGTCAGCGGGGCGCTTACCGTCCGCCATTTGGCCGAGCGCCTTGCCCGGCGGCGTCCGCGCGACTAA
- a CDS encoding response regulator, with protein MNRHKIVVVDDEPAIRRLLRAALERDGHHVIEVGTGRDLISALAIDRPDAVLLDLGLPDRDGLELVPLVLQADAALLIVSAREETEEKVAALDLGADDYVTKPFDTDEVLARLRRALRQRLGSGGSAPLVVEGLEIDLLNRRVRRNGAEVHLTPREYSLLAELARHPGRVITHSQLLRTIWGPAHAHNVEYLRVTARGLRMKIEVDPGRPSIVRTEAGVGYRLAEGR; from the coding sequence ATGAACCGGCACAAGATCGTCGTGGTCGACGACGAGCCCGCCATCCGCCGCCTGCTGCGCGCCGCGCTCGAGCGCGATGGCCACCATGTGATCGAGGTCGGCACTGGCCGCGACCTCATATCGGCGCTGGCGATCGACCGGCCCGACGCGGTTCTGCTCGACCTCGGCTTGCCTGACCGCGACGGGCTCGAACTCGTCCCGCTGGTCCTCCAGGCGGATGCCGCTCTGCTGATCGTCTCGGCCCGCGAGGAGACGGAAGAGAAGGTTGCCGCGCTCGACCTTGGCGCCGACGATTATGTCACCAAGCCGTTCGACACCGATGAGGTGCTTGCCCGCCTGCGCCGCGCCCTCCGCCAGCGGCTAGGCAGCGGCGGCAGTGCACCGCTGGTGGTCGAAGGACTCGAAATCGATCTGCTCAACCGCCGTGTGCGCCGCAACGGCGCCGAAGTGCATCTCACCCCGCGCGAGTACAGCCTGCTCGCCGAGCTGGCACGGCATCCCGGCCGGGTCATCACCCACAGCCAGCTGCTGCGGACGATCTGGGGACCGGCCCATGCCCACAATGTCGAATATCTGCGAGTTACCGCGCGCGGCTTGCGGATGAAGATCGAGGTTGATCCGGGCCGCCCTTCGATCGTCCGAACCGAAGCCGGAGTCGGCTATCGGTTGGCCGAGGGGCGCTAA
- a CDS encoding sensor histidine kinase, giving the protein MSARSDTPRPSPDALLRVAAQEGRGRLKLFLGAAPGVGKTYEMLSEGQARRRDGSDVVIAVVETHGRAETEALTRDLPVIPKKSIDYQGRTLAELDLDAVLARRPALALVDELAHTNAPGCRHPKRWQDVEELLAAGIDVYSTLNVQHIESLNDVVASFTKVRVRETVPDRIVEQAEIELVDIPPDELIERLKAGKVYVPAEATRALSHFFSKSNLSALRELALRRAAQAVDAQMLDYVRAHALAGNWAAGERIVVAVSELPGAGALIRAAKRLADAQRAPWSAVYVETPRSLGFSDADRQRLSDNLQLATQLGATVGSIAASRVVDGLQSFMAEVRATQLVVGKSARSRWFELRHGSVVDRLVRETPGVAVHVLPMDGEGDTATARASRKRSPTSWGSPLSYLLSLLLVALFTGVAIAADAFGGLTNVALVYLVPVLAAASWYGWKTGVFTGLCSALAYNFFFLPPRYTFTIQDPENVLTLVVFIGVAVVTSQLAARVRVEADIAARSSGRNAALASFARTLAGLTTPQELGQTLCGEVARQFDVNTIFLRRGRSALEVVAAVPPDASLGTIDEAAAEWALDHGEPTGRASGTLAAAEWLFYPLRSGGRALGVVGIARGDGADPVRADQTPFLLSFIDQAGLAQERIGLAEEMAAVAQLRERDRLRGALLSSVSHDLRTPLTTIIAALDALKKQGRSDLALLSEIESQSERLSRFVGNLLDMVRVEAGGLRLKLAPVDLTEAVAGAADDLRPELASHPLRVTIPPDLPLVRVDPQLLHQCLVNLLENAAKFSAAEAPIGIVAEREPGAVRLAVVDAGTGLAPGDEQRVFETFVRLEGSDRKGGTGLGLAIVKGFAGAMGIEVSARNNADAPGARFTLRFPDATLVRMSDGAA; this is encoded by the coding sequence GTGAGCGCCCGGTCCGACACCCCCCGACCATCACCCGACGCGCTGCTGCGCGTGGCGGCACAGGAGGGGCGCGGCCGGCTCAAGCTGTTCCTTGGCGCGGCGCCCGGGGTCGGCAAGACTTATGAGATGTTGAGCGAGGGCCAAGCCCGCCGCCGCGACGGCAGTGATGTCGTCATCGCGGTGGTCGAGACCCACGGCCGGGCCGAGACAGAGGCGCTGACCCGCGACCTCCCCGTCATCCCGAAGAAGTCGATCGACTATCAGGGCCGCACCCTCGCCGAACTCGATCTCGATGCGGTTCTCGCCAGGCGTCCGGCGCTCGCGCTGGTCGACGAGCTCGCCCACACCAACGCACCGGGCTGCCGCCATCCCAAGCGCTGGCAGGATGTCGAGGAACTGCTCGCCGCCGGGATCGATGTCTATTCCACCCTCAACGTCCAGCACATCGAAAGCCTCAACGACGTCGTCGCCTCGTTCACCAAGGTCCGCGTGCGCGAGACCGTGCCTGACCGGATCGTCGAGCAGGCCGAGATCGAGCTGGTCGACATTCCGCCCGACGAGCTGATCGAGCGGCTCAAGGCCGGCAAGGTCTATGTCCCCGCCGAGGCAACCCGGGCGCTCAGCCACTTCTTCTCCAAGTCCAACCTTTCGGCTCTGCGCGAGCTGGCGCTGCGCCGGGCGGCACAGGCGGTCGATGCGCAAATGCTCGACTATGTCCGTGCCCATGCGCTGGCGGGCAATTGGGCGGCGGGAGAACGGATCGTGGTCGCGGTCAGCGAGTTGCCCGGCGCGGGCGCGCTCATTCGCGCCGCCAAGCGCCTCGCCGACGCCCAGCGCGCGCCGTGGAGCGCGGTCTATGTCGAGACCCCGCGCTCGCTCGGCTTCAGCGATGCCGACCGCCAACGGCTGTCCGACAACCTTCAGCTCGCCACCCAGCTCGGCGCGACGGTCGGCAGCATCGCCGCCTCGCGTGTGGTCGACGGGCTTCAGTCGTTCATGGCCGAGGTCCGCGCGACCCAGCTCGTGGTCGGCAAGTCGGCTCGCTCGCGCTGGTTTGAGCTGCGCCACGGCTCGGTCGTCGATCGGCTGGTGCGCGAGACGCCCGGGGTCGCGGTTCATGTGCTGCCGATGGACGGGGAAGGGGACACCGCGACGGCACGGGCTTCGCGCAAGCGATCGCCGACCTCATGGGGCAGCCCGCTTAGCTATCTCCTGTCGCTGCTGCTGGTCGCACTTTTCACTGGCGTGGCAATCGCCGCCGACGCCTTCGGCGGTCTTACCAATGTCGCCTTGGTCTACCTTGTCCCGGTGCTCGCCGCGGCGAGCTGGTACGGCTGGAAGACCGGGGTCTTCACCGGCCTGTGCTCGGCGCTCGCCTACAACTTCTTCTTCCTCCCGCCACGCTACACCTTCACCATCCAGGATCCCGAGAACGTCCTGACCCTGGTGGTGTTCATCGGCGTGGCAGTGGTGACCAGCCAGCTGGCGGCGCGGGTCCGGGTCGAGGCCGACATCGCGGCGCGCAGTTCGGGGCGCAATGCCGCGCTCGCCAGCTTCGCCCGAACGCTTGCCGGACTCACCACTCCGCAGGAACTCGGCCAGACGCTGTGCGGCGAGGTCGCGCGCCAGTTCGACGTCAACACCATCTTCCTCAGGCGCGGGCGAAGCGCGCTGGAGGTAGTCGCCGCTGTCCCGCCCGACGCCAGCCTCGGCACGATCGACGAGGCGGCGGCCGAGTGGGCGCTCGACCATGGCGAGCCGACTGGCCGCGCCTCGGGGACGCTCGCCGCCGCCGAATGGCTGTTCTATCCCTTGCGCTCGGGCGGGCGGGCGCTCGGGGTCGTCGGGATCGCCCGCGGCGACGGTGCCGATCCGGTCCGCGCCGACCAGACGCCCTTCTTGCTCAGCTTCATCGACCAGGCGGGGCTGGCTCAGGAACGAATCGGCCTGGCGGAAGAAATGGCGGCCGTTGCCCAGCTGCGCGAACGCGACCGGCTGCGAGGCGCGCTGCTGTCGTCGGTCAGCCACGATCTGCGCACACCGCTGACGACCATCATCGCCGCGCTCGACGCGCTCAAGAAGCAGGGGCGAAGCGATCTTGCGCTGCTCAGCGAGATCGAAAGCCAGAGCGAGCGACTGAGCCGGTTCGTCGGCAATTTGCTCGATATGGTGCGGGTGGAGGCGGGCGGGCTCCGGCTCAAGCTCGCTCCGGTCGACCTCACCGAGGCGGTGGCAGGCGCGGCTGACGACCTCCGCCCGGAACTCGCTTCCCATCCGCTAAGGGTGACGATCCCGCCCGACCTGCCGCTGGTGCGGGTCGATCCGCAACTGCTTCACCAGTGCCTCGTCAACCTCCTCGAGAATGCCGCCAAATTCTCGGCGGCCGAGGCTCCCATCGGGATCGTCGCCGAGCGCGAGCCCGGCGCGGTTCGCCTCGCCGTCGTCGATGCCGGGACGGGGCTGGCGCCGGGCGACGAGCAGCGCGTGTTCGAGACCTTCGTCCGGCTCGAGGGCTCCGACCGCAAGGGCGGGACGGGGCTGGGCCTGGCGATCGTCAAGGGATTTGCCGGGGCGATGGGAATCGAGGTGTCCGCCCGCAATAACGCGGACGCGCCCGGCGCGCGCTTCACCCTTCGGTTTCCCGACGCTACGCTGGTCCGCATGAGCGACGGCGCGGCATGA
- the kdpC gene encoding potassium-transporting ATPase subunit KdpC — MGTDLKTALRPAFVLLLLLTILTGLVYPLTVTGVAQLALPAQANGSLVRDGDRIVGSALIGQDFAAPRYFHPRPSAAGAGYDASASSGSNLGPTSKALADNIRGRIQEARAAGITGPIPADLVTASGSGLDPDISPANAMAQAPRVAAARGMPVEAVRALIAAATVPGTLGLLGEPHLNVLALNRQLDSRGAQPGQ; from the coding sequence ATGGGCACCGATCTCAAGACCGCGCTTCGTCCGGCGTTCGTCCTCCTCTTGCTTCTCACCATCCTCACCGGGCTCGTCTATCCGCTGACGGTGACCGGCGTCGCGCAATTGGCCTTGCCCGCCCAGGCCAACGGCAGCCTGGTGCGCGACGGTGACCGGATCGTCGGCTCGGCGCTGATCGGGCAGGACTTTGCGGCGCCGCGCTATTTTCATCCGCGACCGTCGGCGGCGGGAGCCGGCTATGACGCGTCGGCCTCCTCGGGCTCGAACCTCGGGCCGACTTCGAAGGCGCTGGCCGACAACATCCGCGGCCGCATTCAGGAAGCGCGCGCGGCCGGGATCACCGGGCCGATCCCGGCCGACCTCGTCACGGCTTCGGGCTCAGGCCTCGACCCCGACATCTCGCCCGCTAATGCCATGGCGCAGGCGCCGCGGGTCGCTGCCGCGCGCGGGATGCCGGTCGAAGCCGTGCGCGCGCTGATCGCGGCTGCGACGGTGCCCGGTACGCTTGGCCTGCTCGGTGAACCGCACCTCAACGTGCTCGCGCTCAATCGACAACTCGATTCCCGCGGCGCACAACCGGGCCAGTGA
- the kdpB gene encoding potassium-transporting ATPase subunit KdpB — protein sequence MPRSERTQVSIFSRVLIVPAIGQSFRKLDPRQLVRNPVMFTTAVVALLLTVLMAAGAWTASLGFQLQLVFWLWLTVLFGNFAEALAEGRGKAQAASLRDTKSQLSAKLIKGNDTRVVPAAQLRAGDLVLVETGDLIPADGDVVGGVASVNEAAITGESAPVIREGGGDRSAVTAGTRVISDWIKVRVTQEPGQGFLDRMIALVEGAERQKTPNEVALTILLVGLTIIFLIAVATIPGFAAYAGGSIPVPLLAALLITLIPTTIAALLSAIGIAGMDRLVRFNVLAKSGRAVEAAGDIDVMLLDKTGTVTIGDRHATEFKPLPGVSERELAEAAYLSSLADETPEGRSIVALARERYGVADQGMPEGAEVVPFTAQTRISGLKTADLLIQKGAVDSILKEVGGAAGGGAVTELQALAAAIGRAGGTPLAVARNGRLLGVLQLKDILKSGMRERFAQLRTMGIRTVMITGDNPLTAAAIAAEAGVDDFLAEATPEDKLALIRREQTGGRLVAMCGDGTNDAPALAQADVGLTMNTGTQAAREAGNMVDLDSDPTKLIEVVGLGKQLLMTRGALTTFSVANDVAKYFAIIPAIFVILYPALSVLNVMGLHSSNSAILSAIIFNALIIPLLVPLALKGVTYRPGPAGEILRRNLAVYGVGGLVAPFIGIKLIDLAVSGLGLA from the coding sequence GTGCCCCGTTCCGAGCGCACCCAAGTCTCGATCTTCAGCCGGGTCCTGATCGTTCCCGCGATCGGCCAGTCGTTCCGCAAGCTCGACCCGCGCCAGCTCGTCCGCAATCCGGTGATGTTCACCACCGCGGTGGTCGCCCTGCTGCTTACGGTGCTGATGGCCGCCGGCGCCTGGACCGCGAGCCTTGGCTTCCAGCTGCAGCTGGTGTTCTGGCTGTGGCTGACGGTGCTGTTCGGCAATTTTGCCGAGGCGCTGGCGGAAGGGCGTGGCAAGGCGCAGGCCGCCTCGCTCCGCGACACCAAGTCGCAATTGAGCGCCAAGCTCATCAAGGGCAACGACACCCGGGTCGTCCCCGCCGCGCAGCTGCGCGCCGGCGACCTAGTGCTGGTCGAAACGGGCGACCTCATCCCGGCCGACGGCGACGTCGTCGGCGGGGTCGCCTCGGTCAACGAGGCCGCGATCACTGGTGAGTCCGCGCCCGTCATCCGCGAGGGTGGCGGCGACCGGTCGGCGGTGACCGCAGGCACCCGCGTCATCTCCGACTGGATCAAGGTCCGCGTCACCCAGGAGCCGGGGCAGGGCTTCCTCGACCGGATGATTGCGCTGGTCGAAGGCGCCGAGCGCCAGAAGACCCCCAATGAGGTCGCGCTGACCATCCTGCTGGTCGGGCTGACGATCATCTTCCTGATCGCGGTGGCGACCATTCCGGGTTTTGCGGCCTATGCCGGGGGCAGCATCCCGGTGCCGCTGCTCGCCGCGCTGCTCATCACGCTCATCCCGACCACCATCGCGGCGCTGTTGTCGGCGATCGGAATTGCCGGGATGGACCGGCTGGTTCGCTTCAACGTGCTCGCCAAGTCGGGCCGCGCGGTCGAGGCGGCAGGCGACATCGACGTCATGCTGCTCGACAAGACCGGCACCGTCACCATCGGCGACCGCCATGCGACCGAGTTCAAGCCGTTGCCTGGCGTGAGCGAGCGGGAGTTGGCCGAAGCCGCCTATCTGTCGAGCTTGGCCGACGAGACCCCCGAAGGCCGCTCGATCGTCGCTTTGGCGCGCGAACGTTATGGGGTCGCCGACCAGGGCATGCCGGAAGGGGCCGAGGTCGTCCCATTCACCGCCCAGACCCGCATCTCGGGCCTGAAGACCGCCGACCTGCTGATCCAGAAAGGGGCGGTGGATTCAATCCTTAAAGAGGTCGGCGGCGCTGCGGGCGGCGGGGCGGTGACCGAATTGCAAGCGCTCGCCGCCGCCATCGGCCGCGCCGGGGGCACGCCGTTGGCGGTGGCACGCAACGGTCGACTGCTCGGCGTGCTCCAGCTCAAGGACATCCTCAAGTCCGGGATGCGTGAGCGCTTCGCTCAACTGCGGACCATGGGCATCCGCACGGTGATGATCACCGGCGACAACCCCCTTACCGCCGCGGCGATCGCTGCCGAAGCCGGGGTCGACGATTTCCTTGCCGAGGCAACCCCGGAGGACAAGCTCGCTCTCATTCGCCGCGAGCAGACCGGCGGGCGGCTGGTGGCGATGTGCGGTGACGGCACCAACGACGCGCCCGCGCTGGCGCAAGCCGATGTCGGGCTGACCATGAACACCGGCACCCAGGCCGCGCGCGAGGCGGGCAACATGGTCGACCTCGACAGCGACCCGACCAAGCTCATCGAGGTCGTCGGGCTCGGCAAGCAGTTGCTGATGACGCGCGGCGCGCTGACCACTTTCTCGGTCGCCAACGACGTCGCCAAATATTTCGCGATCATCCCGGCGATCTTCGTCATCCTCTATCCCGCGCTAAGCGTCCTCAACGTGATGGGGCTGCACAGCTCGAACAGCGCGATCCTGTCGGCGATCATCTTCAACGCGCTGATCATTCCGCTGCTCGTCCCGCTCGCGCTCAAGGGCGTGACTTACCGGCCCGGGCCGGCGGGCGAGATCCTCCGCCGCAACCTCGCCGTCTATGGCGTCGGCGGCCTCGTCGCGCCGTTCATCGGTATCAAGCTCATCGACCTGGCCGTCAGCGGCCTCGGCCTCGCCTGA